CCTTTCGCCGACATATGCCGGCTGGCAGTATTTGAGCCGCGCGGCGGCGGTGACGACCATTTCCGCGTCTATCGTCGCGATGGCGAGCGAAGCGGCCTGCGCGTAGATGTAGTAGTCTCCGACCATGTCCGTAGTGCGAAAGGCCATGTCCGGAGTCGCCGTTATCGCGGAGAGCGCCCAACTGTTGGGCTCGAGACCGAGAAGCTCGCCTACGACCTCGTCGTCGCGCAGCGACTTCAGACGGCTCGATGCGTGCTCCGCCATCGCGCGCGTCCTCTCGCGGAGCTCAGGTATCGCGAGCAGGCCGCGGTCCAGCCTTACGGTGCTGAGGCTGACCCCGAGCTTAGAGGATATTTCCTCGTCGGTGAGCAGGGGGTTCGTCTCTATCAGTTTTAAGAGTTGGCTGTGACGCCGCTTTCTGCTTTCTGAGCGCATTCTATTCTCCTAAAAACAAGCTCGTCTTATGAGCTGGTCTTAACAGCAGACAAGATATTATATGCGGGCGGAGTTGTCAATACCGTTCCCTATATTTTCTGCAAGGATTTTTTTAATTTTCCGTTTCCGGTATGGCGGGCGAAAGGATAAAAGAAGCGCGGCGGCGGATAAACCCGCTGCCGCGCGGCGTGAGTCTCTGAAAAAAATTTATTCAGCGGTCTTCTCTTCAGTGATTTTGAGAACCTGACGGCCCTTGTAGAAGCCGCAGGCCGGGCAGGCGCGGTAGGTCTCTATGACTTCGCCGCAGTGTTTGCACGTCGTGAGGCTGGGGGCTTCGAGAGAGCCGAGCCAGTGAGCTTTGCGGTTGTGCGTGCGGGAGTGGGATACTCGCCTTTTTGGAGTTGCCATTGTTTTTTCCCCCCTTAGATCTTCACCGGTACATATTGCCAACTGGGTAATTTTATCACTACTTCCAGTTTTTTGCAGTAATTATTTTATTGATTCTCCATAAATTTTCTCAAAACCTCAAACCTTGGGTCGCCGCCCTCCGTTTTGCAGGAGCACGGTCCTTCGTTGAGGTTCGCGCCGCACGTAGGACACAGGCCGCGGCAGTCCGGCGAGCATAGGATCGCGGGGGGGAGCGCCGTTATGAAGGTCTCCCATACCATTTGAGCCAGATCTATCTCGTCCTCCCACGAGTCTAGGA
The sequence above is drawn from the Cloacibacillus sp. An23 genome and encodes:
- the fapR gene encoding transcription factor FapR — encoded protein: MRSESRKRRHSQLLKLIETNPLLTDEEISSKLGVSLSTVRLDRGLLAIPELRERTRAMAEHASSRLKSLRDDEVVGELLGLEPNSWALSAITATPDMAFRTTDMVGDYYIYAQAASLAIATIDAEMVVTAAARLKYCQPAYVGERIIARSKVGTHKGNKYVVSVHSKIGEREIFVGRFVVAAIEPHNNEKMGDEKC
- the rpmF gene encoding 50S ribosomal protein L32, producing the protein MATPKRRVSHSRTHNRKAHWLGSLEAPSLTTCKHCGEVIETYRACPACGFYKGRQVLKITEEKTAE